A section of the Deltaproteobacteria bacterium genome encodes:
- a CDS encoding DUF998 domain-containing protein, producing the protein MILISRIGLIIAFLSLVSMVLGHFGSHELNLISSQISTYAAKAPYDYLITTSMLLSSLTLLIISFINSKFQIFGSSHLAHFIPALSGAASFGLVMLAYYEETAKNLSVLKQSGFMAIRIQSFHDAGLLMFFYSSLSLAVLLGTLTIIYNYNKINRVLGGIILCMAPISFMLMTTKWPKAIGIEGATIGLNQRAALLCLWLAFTLVLVMVSNKSFKATPKSGVV; encoded by the coding sequence ATGATACTCATAAGCAGGATAGGTTTAATAATCGCATTTCTTTCACTTGTTTCAATGGTGCTCGGCCATTTTGGTTCTCATGAGCTTAATTTGATATCCTCCCAAATAAGCACTTATGCGGCAAAAGCACCATACGATTACCTAATAACAACATCAATGTTGCTATCATCCTTAACACTTTTAATAATTAGTTTTATAAATTCGAAATTCCAAATATTTGGTTCTAGCCACTTAGCCCATTTTATACCGGCATTATCCGGAGCAGCATCGTTTGGCTTGGTTATGCTTGCTTATTATGAGGAAACAGCAAAAAATTTAAGTGTACTAAAACAATCAGGGTTTATGGCAATACGTATTCAATCATTTCATGACGCAGGGTTGCTCATGTTTTTTTATAGTTCACTATCATTAGCCGTACTTCTAGGAACACTAACTATTATCTATAATTATAATAAAATTAATAGGGTGCTGGGTGGCATCATATTATGCATGGCTCCAATATCGTTTATGCTTATGACTACGAAATGGCCAAAAGCCATCGGTATTGAAGGTGCTACTATTGGCTTAAACCAAAGAGCCGCATTATTATGTCTGTGGCTAGCTTTTACTTTAGTGCTGGTAATGGTATCCAACAAGTCATTCAAAGCGACGCCAAAAAGCGGCGTGGTTTAA